A DNA window from Pseudomonadota bacterium contains the following coding sequences:
- the tyrS gene encoding tyrosine--tRNA ligase has translation MSEQQKFSPEVVAEAERQFAILQQGTEKIEPEGGLLLKLKEAIRDNRPLKIKLGADPTAPDLHLGHSVILRKMRQFQELGHKVQFLIGGYTALIGDPSGRNKTRPPLTEAQINENAETYMAQVFKVLEKDEATLEILNNTTWLSKLDFADTIKLCAQVTVARIIEREDFSTRLAEGTPISMHELLYPIMQGYDSVAMECDIELGGTDQTFNCLMGRQLMQSRDMSPQIVMTFPLLEGTDGKDKMSKSKGNYIALQDEPNQMFGKIMSIPDELTEKYFRLLTAVDVSTLPSHPMDAKKLLGRTIVEMYHDEAAAKAAQEDFETRFSKNAIPDELPEKDVQTEGGEIGLVKLLVSLEFAESNKAAKRLIEGGAVKINQEKMGDPQATITASEAIVVQAGKRKMARVTLS, from the coding sequence ATGTCTGAACAACAAAAATTCTCACCAGAAGTGGTGGCAGAGGCTGAACGCCAGTTTGCCATCCTTCAACAAGGTACTGAAAAGATTGAACCAGAAGGCGGCCTTCTGCTTAAGCTGAAAGAAGCAATCCGCGATAATCGCCCTCTGAAAATCAAACTTGGTGCAGACCCAACAGCGCCTGACCTTCACCTTGGCCACAGCGTTATTCTGCGCAAAATGCGCCAGTTCCAAGAGCTTGGCCATAAGGTCCAGTTCCTGATTGGTGGATATACAGCCCTGATTGGTGACCCAAGCGGCCGTAACAAAACACGCCCACCGCTTACAGAAGCACAAATCAACGAGAACGCTGAAACCTACATGGCGCAGGTGTTCAAGGTGCTTGAAAAAGACGAGGCGACACTTGAGATCCTGAACAACACAACATGGCTCAGCAAGCTTGACTTCGCTGACACCATCAAACTGTGTGCTCAAGTGACTGTTGCCCGCATTATTGAGCGTGAAGACTTTTCAACACGCCTTGCGGAAGGTACACCCATCTCTATGCACGAGCTGCTCTACCCAATCATGCAGGGTTACGACAGTGTTGCTATGGAATGTGACATTGAGCTTGGCGGTACAGACCAAACCTTTAACTGCTTGATGGGTCGTCAACTGATGCAGTCTCGTGATATGAGCCCGCAAATTGTTATGACCTTCCCTCTTCTTGAAGGAACAGATGGCAAAGACAAAATGAGCAAGTCCAAGGGGAACTACATTGCCCTACAAGACGAGCCGAACCAAATGTTTGGTAAAATCATGTCGATTCCTGATGAGCTGACGGAGAAATACTTCCGCCTGCTTACAGCCGTTGACGTAAGCACTCTGCCATCACACCCAATGGATGCTAAAAAGCTCCTCGGTCGCACGATTGTAGAGATGTACCATGATGAAGCAGCTGCCAAAGCCGCCCAAGAAGACTTCGAAACACGTTTCTCTAAAAACGCAATCCCGGATGAGCTCCCTGAAAAGGATGTTCAAACAGAAGGTGGCGAAATTGGACTTGTGAAGCTTCTTGTCTCTCTTGAGTTTGCAGAAAGCAACAAAGCAGCCAAACGCCTCATCGAAGGTGGCGCTGTTAAAATTAACCAAGAGAAGATGGGCGACCCACAGGCAACCATCACTGCATCAGAAGCTATTGTGGTTCAAGCTGGTAAGCGTAAAATGGCACGCGTTACGCTGTCATAA
- a CDS encoding anhydro-N-acetylmuramic acid kinase — protein MLAIGLMSGTSLDGVDAVLVETDGEKKHKFLAGITLPYDASFRKSLFELAQPESLVNPSDIMRLEKELTEKHADAVENLLKASGVNGAEVEIVGFHGQTIRHIPEEQLTWQMGNANLLAEKTGIAVVSDFRRRDMACGGQGAPLVPHFHESVFSELEKPSVILNIGGVANMTLLKEEGAIAADVGPGIGLLDAWVQKHADVPFDKDGEIASKGEVDTQFVQYAVAAPFFDAAWPKSFDRYAFESCVPQHLGLEDGARTLCALTASGIAKALEQQNVTSGTIYVHGGGGYHPVIRRDIAEKTGLDVVLLDEIGHQTSFLEAECFAWLAARRLKNIPFTSEKTTGCQKQSVGGILTTA, from the coding sequence ATGCTTGCAATTGGTTTGATGAGTGGTACGTCACTAGATGGTGTGGATGCTGTACTTGTGGAAACAGATGGTGAGAAAAAGCATAAGTTTCTTGCGGGAATAACCCTTCCTTATGATGCTTCTTTTAGAAAGAGCCTCTTTGAACTCGCACAGCCAGAGAGCTTGGTGAACCCTTCAGATATTATGCGCCTTGAAAAAGAGCTGACAGAAAAGCACGCGGACGCTGTTGAGAACCTTTTAAAGGCATCAGGTGTGAATGGTGCTGAAGTGGAAATTGTTGGTTTTCATGGCCAGACGATTCGCCATATCCCAGAAGAACAACTCACTTGGCAAATGGGCAATGCAAACTTGCTTGCAGAGAAAACAGGGATTGCAGTGGTCTCTGATTTTCGTCGTCGTGACATGGCGTGTGGTGGGCAAGGGGCTCCGCTTGTGCCTCATTTCCATGAATCTGTTTTTTCTGAACTTGAAAAGCCAAGTGTGATTTTAAACATTGGCGGAGTTGCGAATATGACTCTCCTTAAAGAAGAGGGAGCAATTGCTGCTGATGTAGGGCCTGGTATTGGGCTTCTTGATGCGTGGGTCCAAAAGCATGCAGATGTGCCTTTTGATAAAGATGGAGAGATTGCTTCAAAAGGAGAAGTAGATACACAGTTTGTGCAATATGCAGTTGCGGCACCTTTCTTTGATGCGGCTTGGCCCAAGTCATTTGACCGTTATGCTTTTGAAAGTTGTGTGCCTCAGCACCTTGGGCTAGAAGACGGAGCGAGAACGTTATGTGCATTGACAGCCTCGGGTATTGCAAAGGCATTGGAGCAGCAGAATGTGACCTCTGGAACCATTTATGTACACGGTGGTGGCGGGTATCATCCAGTGATTCGCAGGGATATTGCAGAGAAGACAGGCCTTGATGTGGTTCTTTTGGATGAGATTGGGCATCAGACAAGCTTTCTTGAAGCCGAATGTTTTGCTTGGCTTGCGGCTAGGCGTTTGAAAAATATACCATTTACCAGTGAGAAGACCACGGGTTGTCAAAAGCAGAGTGTTGGGGGTATACTCACGACAGCTTAG
- a CDS encoding alpha/beta hydrolase codes for MPDITFNGPAGRIEGKYFQAKDPRAPIAVVMHPHPLHGGTMNTKVTYRIYEAFAKCGFSVLRFNFRGVGNSQGEYDNGVGELSDAAAALDWLHAQHPSTSGIWIAGFSFGSWITLQLLMRRPDVHRFLAVSPPAGMYDFSFLSPCPASGFVIVGDNDEITPSGDIETLLKKTARQKDVKIHYSKISGADHFYTEQQEELAAKLTQYIMSNLENEPALSA; via the coding sequence ATGCCTGATATTACATTCAATGGCCCAGCAGGTCGCATTGAAGGCAAATACTTCCAAGCCAAAGATCCACGTGCACCAATCGCGGTTGTGATGCACCCTCACCCACTACACGGCGGCACAATGAACACAAAAGTGACGTACCGTATTTACGAAGCTTTTGCAAAGTGCGGCTTCTCTGTTCTACGCTTTAACTTTAGAGGCGTGGGTAACTCTCAAGGTGAGTACGATAACGGCGTTGGCGAACTGAGCGATGCAGCTGCAGCACTTGACTGGCTACATGCACAGCACCCAAGCACATCTGGTATCTGGATTGCAGGCTTCTCATTTGGGAGCTGGATTACACTTCAGCTTCTTATGCGTCGCCCAGATGTACACCGCTTTCTTGCGGTATCTCCTCCAGCAGGCATGTACGACTTCTCATTCCTATCACCATGCCCAGCAAGCGGTTTTGTGATTGTTGGTGACAATGATGAGATTACTCCATCAGGTGACATTGAAACTCTACTGAAGAAAACGGCACGTCAAAAAGATGTGAAGATTCACTACAGTAAAATTTCTGGTGCGGATCACTTCTACACAGAACAGCAAGAAGAGCTTGCTGCGAAGTTGACTCAGTACATCATGTCTAACTTAGAGAATGAGCCTGCTTTGTCTGCTTGA